The region CGTGGTAAAGCCCCTCACTAAAGGCGCTTACGAAAAATTTGCTAGCGCAGTATGTGACGGCGTTTGGCACGATCTTGTAGCCGCCTATCGAAGAGATGTTTATAAGCTGCGTATCTTTGTCTTTATATTTTTTAGTAAAAAGTGTTGAGAGCGTCACAAGAGAGATGATGTTTAAATTTATCATCTGCGTGATCTTGTCTAAATTTTGCTCGCCAACCTTATTATAGTCGCCAAAGCCAGCATTGTTTATAAGCGCTTTTAGCTCAAATTTTTCTAAATTTCGCCAAAGAGCTAGGACATTTTCTTGCTTTGAAAGGTCACAAAGCTCTATCACCACATCGACATTTGCAAATTTAGCTATCTCGCTTTTTAGCTCTTCTAAAAGCTCCCTGCGTCTTGCAACTAGGATCAAATTCTCCCCGCGCCTTGCAAATGCCTTTGCCACAGCCGCTCCTATGCCTGAGCTTGCCCCAGTGATCACTATATATTTTTTCATTTTGTAAATTCCTCCGGACTATAAATTTTTACACCTTCACTGTGATCATCTTGTGCTACTTGCACGATCACTCTAGCGATATCTTCCGCTCTCATCGGACGATACTCGTCAAAAAAGCCTTTTGGGATAAATTTAAACGCCTTTATCGCCAAATACTCACCTAGTCTAAATTCTTTCCTATCAGCCTCGATAAGTGGCAGCCTAGCGATATGAAATGAGCTATATCCAAGCTCTTTTATCTTTGTTTCTGCTTGACCTTTTGCCTTTAGGTAAAACGAGCCTGACTTTCTGTTTGCCCCTGCAGCCGAGAGCAAGACAAAGCGTTTTGCACCGCACTCCAAGCCAAATTTGGCGAAATTTATCGGATAGGTCACATCGACTTTGTAAAACTGCTCTTTGTGCTTTGCCGCCTTCATCGTAGTGCCAAGCGCGCAAAAGACGTCATCAGCGATAAATGGCACCTCATCTTTAAAATCATCAAAATTTACTATCTTTACTTCAAGCTTTTCATGGGTAAATTCTAGCTCATGCCTAACAAGGGCGACCACCTTGTTATAGTGCTCACTCTCGCATAAATCCTTTAAAATTTCACTTCCCACAGCGCCGCTGGCTCCTGCTATAAGGGCGACTTTTTTCATGTTTATCCTTTGTAAATTTTGGATAAATTCTATCTCGCTAAGGCAAAAATTTCGCTTATGGCCTCTTTTGTATAAATTTGCTCCAAGCCCCTGCCCTTGGCGTAGTCATAAACTAGCGCCATGATCTCGTCTAAATTTGACTCATCAACGCCGATTTCGATGAGGCTTGTTGGCGTGCCGATCTTGCTAAACCACTCTTTTAGCTTTTCAATAGCCTCGTCTGCGTCATCTACGCCAAAAATTTCTTTGCCAAAGCGCTTAAATGCCTTTAAATTTCTACTCTTATACCACTTCATCCAAGCTGGCATAACCACACTTAGCCCAGCCCCATGCGCGCAATCAACCACCGCACCTATGGCGTGCTCGATCATGTGATTTGGATATGAGTAGCCAGCCGTGCCGACGTAAGTTAGGCCATTTAGCGCCATCGTAGCAGCCCAGGCAAACTCGCCTCTAGCGTCGTAGTTTTCTGGCTCTTTTAGTAAAATTTCAGTCGTTTTCATAACGGTTTTGATGTTTGCTTCGATGTATAAATTTATGATCTCAGGCTGGATGCTCGCCGTAAAGTAGCCCTCGATGCTATGAGCGATGATGTCAGAGGCTGAATAGACCAAATACTCTTTGCTAACGCTTGCTTGAAGAAGCGGATTTACCACCGAGACTTTTGGGTAAAGACAAGCGCCGTGCATGGCAAATTTCTCTTTTGTAGCTTCATTTGTAACGACTGCGCCGCCGTTCATCTCTGAGCCAGTTGCAGCTAGTGTTATGATGTCAAAGATCATAAGCGCCTCTTTTGGGCATTTGCCAGTAAAAAAGTCCCAAACGTCGCCATTATATTTAACTCCTGCAGCCACGGCCTTGGCGCTATCAAGTACCGAGCCGCCGCCTATGGCTAGCACGCTATCGACGCCTTGCTTTTTAGCCAAATTTATAGCCTCATTTACCTTGCTTAGCACTGGGTTTGACTTCACGCCGCCTATCTTGCAAAACTCGATGCCATTTGCGCTTAGGCTCTTTGTGGCAACGTCAAAAAGTCCGTTTTGCATGATCCTGTCGCTGCCATAGATGATGAGCGTCTTTTTTGCGCCAAATTCTTTCATATATTTGCCGATGTTTTGCTCTTTGTCTTTGCCAAATTCTATTTTAGTAGGGTTTAAAAAGCTGAAATTTTGCATAGTTTTCTCCTTGTTTGCTTTTGCGATTTGAGGTAAATTTTAGTTAAATTTTCTTATTTTTAGCTATTTTTATCGGCGCTAAATTTAGAAATTTCTTAGTCTGATAGGTAGTTTTGATGTGATCTTATCTGGATCGAAGCTGTTTTTTGGATCGCCTAAGCCTCCAAAATTTTCGCCAGTGTTAAAGAATTTTTGTAAGAAATAATCCCCTCTATACCCAAGTTCAAAAAGTAGCTCGGACATCTCAGAGATATCCTTTTCGCTTAGCAAGTCCGCATGCACGGTCGTTCTAACTTCAAATTTAAAATTTATCTCAAGCAAGTATCTAAGCGTGGCGGCAAATTTCTCATATAAATTTGAGCCAGTGATGCCTATAAATTTCTCTTTTGGAGCTTTAAAATCAAGCGCGATGTAGTCGATCAGCCCCTCATCTATCGCCTCTTTCAAGACGTCACGATATGAGCCGTTGGTATCTACTTTTAAACTAAAGCCACGTGCCTTTACCTCACGTGCTAAATCAAAAAATAAAGGATTCGCTGTGCATTCTCCACCGCTAAAGACGATGCCATTTAGCTTGCCGACCCTGCGATCTAAAAAGTCGCAAACTTCGCTAAGGCTTATAGTGCCATTTGACTTTACAACCTCGATGTTGTAACAGTATCCACAGCGCATATTACACCCTGCAAACCAGATGACAGCTGCCACTTTATCAGGATAGTCAAGCGTCGTAAATGGCGTTATACTAAAAATTTTTTGCAAATTTAAAACCTATGTGAAATTTAAAGGCACAGAGAATGTGCCTTTTTTTAAAAAAACGTATTTTATACTATTTTTTAAGATTTTGTGTTACTTTTTGCAGCAACTCGCGTATTCGTCAAATTTAACACGCTCTTTGTGCTCGCCTTTTTTACCGAGATTAAAGCTCTCAACTGGTCTATGATAACCCATAACACGAGTATAGACCACGCATCTTGTGCGTTTGTCTTGCACTTTTTCTAAGATTTCTTTTTCTGTCATTTTCTCTCCTTATTTGGATTTTTTCTTCTCATTTTCTATCAGCTCTGCATCACAAAGTGGGCAAAACTCATGCTCGCCAGCTATGTAGCCATGCTTTGCGCAGACGCTAAAGACTGGCGTTATCGTGATGTATGGGAGTTTGTAGTTTGAGATTATACTCTTTACAAGCTCTTTGCAAGCTTTAGCCGAGCTGATGCGCTCTTTCATATATAGGTGAAAGACGGTGCCGCCAGTGTAGGCGCTTTGTAGCTCATCTTGCAGATCAAGCGCTTCGTAAGCGTCGTCTGTGAAATTTGCAGGTAGCTGGGTTGAGTTTGTGTAGTAGATATTATCGCCCTCACCTGCTTGGATGATGTCTGGGTAGCGCTTTTTATCTTCTTTGGCAAAGCGATACGTCGTGCCCTCAGCTGGAGTTGCCTCAAGGTTGTATAAATTTCCGCTCTCTTCTTGAAATGTCCTTATCTTATCGCGTAAAAAGCCAACCATCTCAAGGGCAAATTCACGTCCAAATTTAGTTGAGATGTTCTCTTTGTCGCCAGTGAAATTTCTAAGTAGCTCATTCATGCCATTTATGCCGATCGTGCTAAAGTGGTTGTTAAAGTGCTTTAGATACCTAGCTGTGTAAGGATAAAGCCCTCTGTCATACATCTCTTGGATAAATTTACGCTTCTTCTCTAGGGTTGATTTAGCTAGGTCTAAAAGATAGCTTAGTCTGTTGTAAAGCGCGACCTTATCGCCTTTGAAGTTATAGCCTAGGCGGGCTAAATTTATAGTGACGACGCCTATTGAGCCAGTCATCTCAGCACTTCCAAAAAGACCGCCACCGCGTTTTAAAAGCTCTCTTAGATCAAGCTGCAAGCGGCAGCACATAGAGCGCACGTGGCCTGGTTTGTAGGCATTTTCGTTTTCTATCTTGTTGCCATTTTCGTCGTAAGTGTATTGCGAGCCGATGAAATTTTGAAAGTAGCTTGAGCCCATTTTTGCGGTATTTTCAAAGAGAACGTCTGCTACTTCGCTATCCCAGTTAAAATCCTCTGTGATATTTACCGTTGGTATAGGGAATGTAAAAGGCTGTGAGCACTTGTCGCCAGCTGTCAAAACCTCGTAAAAAGCCTTATCTATGCGCGCCATCTCAGGCTCGAAGTCCTTGTAGGTCATATCGATCAAATTTTTCCTGCCACGCTCGTTTGCTTTTTTCAAAATTTTCTCATCTTTTACATTTGTAAAAAGGTGTATGTCATCGCTCGTTGGGATCTGATCTCTTAAGTCGCTTGGGCAGGTGATGTCTATGGTTACGTTTGTAAATGGACTTTGTCCCCAGCGCGCAGGGACATTTAGGTTGAAAATAAAGCTAGTGATCGCCTTTTTGATCTCGGCGTCGCTTAGATCGTCTTTGAAGACGTAAGGCGCAAGGTAGGTATCAAAGCTAGAAAATGCCTGAGCGCCAGCCCACTCGCTTTGTAAGATGCCTAAGAAATTTGCCATCTGATAAAGCGCCTCTCTAAAGTGCTTTGGAGCTTTGCTCTCGACCCTGCCACGAACGCCGTTAAAGCCCTCGTTTAGCAAAGCTCGCAAACTCCAGCCAGCGCAGTATCCTGTGAGGCAGTCAAGGTCGTGGATATGATAGTCGCCGTTTCTATGCGCTAAGCCCTCTTCTTTGCTATAAACAGCGTCTAGCCAGTAGTTTGCTATGACTTTGCCGGCGGTGTTATTTATAAGGCCTGCGTTTGAGTAGCTTGTGTTTGAATTTGCAGAAATTCTCCAATCAGTGCCGTTTATGTACTCATTTATCGTTTGGGTTGAGTTTATGTAGGTCGTATCTTCGTTTAGACCTAAAATTTGCTCGCGTTGAAGCTTGTGGGTGTGGCGGTAGAGCATGAAGCTCTTTAGTACTTCAAAATGTCCGCCGTCAAATAGCTCTTTTTCTATCGCATCTTGGATGTCTTCGACTGTTATCGCACTTGATTTTTGAAAGATATCTTGGACTACATTTGTAAAAACTTGCTCGTCATAAGCTTTATTTTCGCTGGCAAATGCCTTTTTTATAGCATCTACTATCTTGTATGCTACAAATTCTTGCCTTGTGCCATCTCGTTTTAAAATTTCACGCATCACTTGCTCTTTTCTGATTATTTTTTGATATGGAGTTTAAAAGTATAGGACAAGAAAGCTTAAAATATAGAAAACTTATTTTATTTTGTTTAATAATATTTATCAAAAAATATAAAATTTTAGAGAGTTTTATTAAAGGATAAATTTACGTATTATAAGTATTTTAAATTAAAATTTGATCATTTTTACTTAAACAATTATTTTAATTTTAGTTTTTAAAATAGTAGATTTGAAATTTTACAGGTCAATCAAGCTTATTTGGGTATAATCTCAAAAATTTAAAGGACAAAAATGACTTCGATAAATATACAGATAACAAATATCTACTAGTCTTAAAGCGGATCGCTATCAAGAAAAATTATAATACGATATTTTACGCGATAAAATAAAGCATGGATTACAACTACATGCATGCTATAGAAAAAATAACACTATAAATCCATTATCTTAATTTTCTAACTGTCTAATTTATCTTTGATCTTTTGAATAAAATGAAAATATTCTTTTTTTATATTTTCATTTTTAGCATTAATTGCTAGTGCATTTTTTATCTCTTGCTTTTTTTCTTTATTTTGACTTACGGCTTTATCTATATTGTCAATGCTAGATTTATTTTCATCATACTTATAACTTTCATTATACTGTTTAATTTTATCTGACAAATAATCTAATTTATAAAAATCTTCAAGTGTTTTTATCATATTAGATTTATCAAAGATCTCATCATATTCGAGCCAGTTTTCTTCTAAAGTAGGAAAATCTCTTTCAAAATCTTTTCTTTTATTCTTTGAAGTTTCATCACTATCGGATACTATAAGGAATTTTTTGCCAGTTAGCATCATCATTGTAGTTATTGTATTAACTTCTTTTATACCTCCCATATAAACTAGACCACAGTCTTTAAAATCCTTATTTTTATAAGTGTTTTTAAACACTTTATAATCCGTATATCCTTCAAAAATAATATTTTTTGACTGTATACTTTCAAATATATGACTTCCAATTGCTCTTTTTAAAAGTTCGTCTTCTTGAAATGGTGATTTGTCTTGTGGGACTATTTCTGAAATATCATCCTTTCTTTCTATAACCAGATGTCTTTCTATACACTCGTTATCTATCATAAAAGGAGAGTGCGTAGAGTAAATTACAACAGCTTTTTCTGAAATTTTTAGTAATTCTTCTTTTAAAAATCTCGCGCTAGTTGGATATAAAAAAGCATCTGGTTCATCAAATAAGATTAATCTACTATAGTCTTTTTGTGTTCTATATTCAATTGATAATATAAGTAATATTGCTATAAACCTCTTAAAGCCATCACTTCTATCCTCATTAGAATAAAA is a window of Campylobacter concisus DNA encoding:
- a CDS encoding SDR family NAD(P)-dependent oxidoreductase, with the translated sequence MKKYIVITGASSGIGAAVAKAFARRGENLILVARRRELLEELKSEIAKFANVDVVIELCDLSKQENVLALWRNLEKFELKALINNAGFGDYNKVGEQNLDKITQMINLNIISLVTLSTLFTKKYKDKDTQLINISSIGGYKIVPNAVTYCASKFFVSAFSEGLYHELAQDKQAKMQAKVLAPAATKTEFGMVATSKESYDYDKAFKKYHTSEEMAEFLLRLYDSEYCVGSVDRDSFEFSLHQPKFDYAIKYEPKDN
- a CDS encoding NAD(P)H-binding protein, whose product is MKKVALIAGASGAVGSEILKDLCESEHYNKVVALVRHELEFTHEKLEVKIVNFDDFKDEVPFIADDVFCALGTTMKAAKHKEQFYKVDVTYPINFAKFGLECGAKRFVLLSAAGANRKSGSFYLKAKGQAETKIKELGYSSFHIARLPLIEADRKEFRLGEYLAIKAFKFIPKGFFDEYRPMRAEDIARVIVQVAQDDHSEGVKIYSPEEFTK
- a CDS encoding iron-containing alcohol dehydrogenase → MQNFSFLNPTKIEFGKDKEQNIGKYMKEFGAKKTLIIYGSDRIMQNGLFDVATKSLSANGIEFCKIGGVKSNPVLSKVNEAINLAKKQGVDSVLAIGGGSVLDSAKAVAAGVKYNGDVWDFFTGKCPKEALMIFDIITLAATGSEMNGGAVVTNEATKEKFAMHGACLYPKVSVVNPLLQASVSKEYLVYSASDIIAHSIEGYFTASIQPEIINLYIEANIKTVMKTTEILLKEPENYDARGEFAWAATMALNGLTYVGTAGYSYPNHMIEHAIGAVVDCAHGAGLSVVMPAWMKWYKSRNLKAFKRFGKEIFGVDDADEAIEKLKEWFSKIGTPTSLIEIGVDESNLDEIMALVYDYAKGRGLEQIYTKEAISEIFALAR
- a CDS encoding anaerobic ribonucleoside-triphosphate reductase activating protein; translated protein: MQKIFSITPFTTLDYPDKVAAVIWFAGCNMRCGYCYNIEVVKSNGTISLSEVCDFLDRRVGKLNGIVFSGGECTANPLFFDLAREVKARGFSLKVDTNGSYRDVLKEAIDEGLIDYIALDFKAPKEKFIGITGSNLYEKFAATLRYLLEINFKFEVRTTVHADLLSEKDISEMSELLFELGYRGDYFLQKFFNTGENFGGLGDPKNSFDPDKITSKLPIRLRNF